A stretch of Gadus macrocephalus chromosome 17, ASM3116895v1 DNA encodes these proteins:
- the plod3 gene encoding multifunctional procollagen lysine hydroxylase and glycosyltransferase LH3: MASCGPFLLLALLMGLLLVLQSSAAEPSAYPESLLVITAATEETDGYKRFMRTAKEFNYTVKVLGLGEEWKGGDVANTVGGGQKVRWLKKELLKHGDQRHLVILFVDSYDVIFASGPEELLRRFRRYGHRVIFSAEGFCWPDQRLASKYPPVHVGKRYLNSGGFMGYAPDISSIVQQWRNKDSDDDQLFYTKIYLDQTLRSKYNMTLDHRSRIFQNLNGAIDEVVLKFEKARVRVRNVAYDTLPVVIHGNGPTKLQLNYLGNYVPTAWTHENGCGVCDNDVLDLNDLPDEELPLVYVAVFIEQPTPFLEEFLERLTTFNYPVSRIRLFIHNNVVYHERHIQKFWERHRALFPEARLVGPEENLQQDQARTMAVEACKKNPDCDYYFSIDSDVAVVNNDILRLLIEENKPVIAPMLSRHGKLWSNFWGSLSPEGFYSRSEDYIDIVQAKRVGVWNVPYITQVYLIQGKVLRSRLALSSLYQQEGMDPDMVFCRTIRDQGVFMFVSNRDEFGRLVSSTNYNTSRLHPDMWQIFDNPLDWKEKYIHENYSKIFTDQKNFVEQPCPDVYWFPAFSERMCDDLVETMEENGEWSGGRHKDERLAGGYENVPTVDIHMNQVGFEKEWLKFLKEYISPVTEKLYPGYFPKAQAIMNFVVRYRPDEQPSLRPHHDSSTFTINVALNSKGIDYQGGGCRFLRYECNVEAPRKGWSFMHPGRLTHYHEGLPTTEGTRYIMVSFVDP, encoded by the exons ggggaggagtggaaggggggggaCGTGGCCAATACggttgggggggggcagaaggtTCGCTGGCTGAAGAAAGAGCTTCTGAAACACGGTGACCAGCGGCACCTGGTCATCCTCTTCGTAGACAG ttatGATGTCATCTTTGCGTCGGGACCCGAGGAGCTCCTCCGCAGGTTCCGGAGGTACGGTCACCGGGTCATCTTCTCGGCGGAGGGCTTCTGCTGGCCGGACCAGAGGCTGGCCTCCAAGTACCCCCCTGTCCACGTAGGGAAGAGGTACCTCAACTCTGGAG GCTTCATGGGCTATGCCCCAGACATCAGCTCCATCGTCCAGCAGTGGAGAAACAAAGACAGCGACGATGACCAGCTGTTCTACACCAAGATATACCTGGACCAAACCCTACGA AGCAAGTACAACATGACGCTGGACCACCGATCCAGAATATTCCAGAACCTCAACGGAGCCATtg ATGAGGTGGTGTTGAAGTTTGAGAAGGCCCGGGTGAGGGTCCGGAATGTTGCTTACGATACACTTCCTGTTGTCATCCATGGCAACGGACCCACCAAG ctcCAGCTGAACTACCTGGGCAACTATGTCCCTACGGCCTGGACCCATGAGAACGGCTGTGGCGTCTGTGACAACGACGTACTGGACCTCAACGACCTGCCG gacGAGGAGCTACCCCTGGTGTATGTTGCAGTGTTTATTGAGCAGCCGACTCCGTTCCTGGAGGAGTTTCTGGAGAGGCTGACGACCTTCAACTACCCCGTTTCTAGGATACGACTCTTCATACACAACAac GTGGTGTATCATGAGCGGCACATCCAGAAGTTCTGGGAGCGCCACAGGGCCTTGTTCCCCGAGGCCCGCCTCGTGGGTCCGGAGGAGAACCTCCAACAGGACCAGGCCAGAACCATGGCTGT ggAGGCGTGTAAGAAGAACCCAGACTGCGACTACTACTTCAGCATCGACTCTGACGTGGCGGTCGTCAACAACGACATCCTGCGCCTACTCATCGAGGAGAACAA GCCGGTGATCGCTCCCATGCTGTCCAGACATGGGAAGCTATGGAGTAACTTCTGGGGCTCTCTTAGTCCCGAGGGCTTCTACTCCCGCTCCGAGGACTACATCGACATCGTCCAGGCcaagagagt GGGCGTGTGGAACGTGCCCTACATCACCCAGGTGTACCTGATCCAGGGCAAGGTGCTGAGGTCCCGGCTGGCGCTGAGCAGCCTCTACCAGCAGGAGGGCATGGACCCCGACATGGTGTTCTGTAGGACCATACGCGACCAG ggtgTGTTTATGTTCGTGTCGAACCGAGATGAGTTTGGTCGCCTGGTCTCCTCCACCAACTACAACACCTCCAGACTCCACCCTGACATGTGGCAGATCTTCGACAACCCTTTG gACTGGAAGGAGAAGTACATTCATGAAAACTACTCCAAGATTTTTACGGACCAGAAGAACTTTGTCGAACAG ccgTGTCCAGATGTATACTGGTTCCCCGCCTTCTCCGAGAGGATGTGTGACGACCTGGTGGAGACCATGGAGGAGAACGGGGAGTGGTCTGGTGGACGCCACAAG gacgaGCGCCTCGCGGGGGGATATGAGAACGTGCCGACTGTAGACATCCACATGAACCAGGTGGGCTTCGAGAAGGAGTGGCTCAAGTTCCTCAAGGAGTACATCAGCCCCGTCACCGAGAAACTATACCCTGGTTACTTCccgaag gcccAGGCCATCATGAACTTTGTGGTTCGGTATCGTCCAGACGAGCAGCCTTCTCTGAGGCCGCATCACgactcctccaccttcaccatCAACGTGGCCCTGAACAGCAAAGGAATCgactaccag ggTGGGGGCTGCCGGTTCCTGAGGTACGAATGTAACGTGGAGGCCCCCAGGAAGGGCTGGTCCTTCATGCACCCGGGCCGCCTGACCCACTACCACGAGGGCCTGCCCACCACCGAGGGAACCCGCTACATCATGGTCTCCTTCGTAGACCCCTAA
- the znhit1 gene encoding zinc finger HIT domain-containing protein 1 isoform X1, with translation MVLEKKVSARVESQRRVLDEATRQRRLSRQLDALEKDNFQDDPLSSLPPQGPTARLPAFSDTEDTGKKRRKTRGDHFKQRFRKNFTTLLEEEVPNLSERAEPNYLSAAAPPSPLPPRSFCSACGFPSHYTCSSCGGRYCCTRCLLTHRETRCLKWTL, from the exons ATGGTGCTGGAAAAGAAAGTCTCCG cCCGTGTAGAGTCCCAGAGGCGGGTTCTAGACGAAGCCACCAGGCAGCGGAGGCTGAGTCGCCAGCTGGATGCGCTAGAAAAGGATAACTTCCAGGACGACCCGCtgtcctccctgcctccccaggGTCCTActgcacggctcccggccttcAGCGACACAGAGGACACTG gcaagaagaggaggaagacgaggggaGATCACTTCAAACAGAGATTCAGGAAGAACTTCACTACTCTGCTAGAAGAGGAGGTAccc AATCTATCTGAGAGGGCGGAGCCAAACTACCTGTCGGCAGCGGCTCCTCCCtcgcccctccccccgcgcTCCTTCTGCTCCGCCTGTGGCTTCCCGTCCCACTACACCTGCAGCTCCTGTGGGGGGCGGTACTGCTGCACACGCtgcctgctcacacacagagagaccag aTGTTTGAAGTGGACTCTGTAA
- the znhit1 gene encoding zinc finger HIT domain-containing protein 1 isoform X2 — translation MVLEKKVSARVESQRRVLDEATRQRRLSRQLDALEKDNFQDDPLSSLPPQGPTARLPAFSDTEDTGKKRRKTRGDHFKQRFRKNFTTLLEEENLSERAEPNYLSAAAPPSPLPPRSFCSACGFPSHYTCSSCGGRYCCTRCLLTHRETRCLKWTL, via the exons ATGGTGCTGGAAAAGAAAGTCTCCG cCCGTGTAGAGTCCCAGAGGCGGGTTCTAGACGAAGCCACCAGGCAGCGGAGGCTGAGTCGCCAGCTGGATGCGCTAGAAAAGGATAACTTCCAGGACGACCCGCtgtcctccctgcctccccaggGTCCTActgcacggctcccggccttcAGCGACACAGAGGACACTG gcaagaagaggaggaagacgaggggaGATCACTTCAAACAGAGATTCAGGAAGAACTTCACTACTCTGCTAGAAGAGGAG AATCTATCTGAGAGGGCGGAGCCAAACTACCTGTCGGCAGCGGCTCCTCCCtcgcccctccccccgcgcTCCTTCTGCTCCGCCTGTGGCTTCCCGTCCCACTACACCTGCAGCTCCTGTGGGGGGCGGTACTGCTGCACACGCtgcctgctcacacacagagagaccag aTGTTTGAAGTGGACTCTGTAA